The Mytilus trossulus isolate FHL-02 chromosome 3, PNRI_Mtr1.1.1.hap1, whole genome shotgun sequence genome contains a region encoding:
- the LOC134712580 gene encoding ankyrin repeat domain-containing protein 17-like, whose protein sequence is MSSLLDSITGNNVQLLRAILLEHQYSQADLKDGLFFACGSGNIDCAVAILETGISPNVHNNEEYTPLTLASRGGHSTTVDLLIRWNADVNLAGGSIGNSPLHYASNDGYLEICRLLIDSKCDINMCNSRADTPLILGSTNGHLGIVEYLLEKNASVRRRGYHERTALHCATENGHLEVCRLLINANADLEEEDTFGNTPLICAAEKGFVEVLRLLLRHNCDVNRMSHSAATALHFAAQHGDVEVCSLLLDGGAEIDAQDIRKFTPLMMASLNGHDEIINLLVNRKCNVNMAAYNKRTALHLAAERGNLQCCKVLLKAGANIDAQDSLGCTPIYNAAIKGQASIVRFFISNGADLVVRPKNGNSLLHFAASGGSMECCQELIDTGFDVNAQNRDGITPLISAVNGKQIKAARFLLDAGSDTNFKGLHGMTALNEAVFYNCPQLVALLLERGADPDIEDDAGTLPLWFAVDGFSIESVKLLLNANCRYNVHSTLSSYCGPCNPIEHAVHKKKRQVLRYLVAAYCVETLNILRNHLPVIEKMTALEPDMVDYTRNLAAVPRPLTEYCRNRIRSCLGRQTNLPKIVDKLNLPTSIKTFILFGELDTE, encoded by the exons ATGTCCAG cctCCTTGATTCCATTACCGGAAACAATGTCCAGTTACTGAGAGCAATTCTTCTAGAACATCAATACAGCCAAGCAGATTTAAAAGATGGTTTATTTTTCGCTTGTGGTAGCGGTAACATCGACTGCGCTGTTGCTATTTTAGAGACTGGAATATCACCAAATGTCCACAACAACGAGGAATATACACCTTTAACTCTAGCATCCAGAGGGGGACACAGTACAACTGTCGATCTCCTCATTAGATGGAATGCTGATGTCAATCTTGCAGGTGGTTCCATAGGAAATAGTCCGTTACATTATGCTTCAAATGATGGTTATTTGGAAATATGCCGTCTACTAATAGATTCAAAGTGTGACATAAACATGTGTAACTCACGTGCAGATACACCGCTAATTTTAGGCTCAACAAATGGTCATTTGGGAATAGTTGAGTACTTACTCGAGAAAAACGCATCTGTTAGGCGTCGAGGTTACCATGAAAGAACTGCACTTCATTGTGCAACTGAAAATGGTCACTTGGAAGTTTGCCGTCTTCTTATAAATGCAAATGCTGATCTCGAGGAAGAAGATACATTCGGAAACACACCTTTAATATGTGCAGCTGAAAAGGGGTTTGTGGAAGTTTTAAGGCTGCTTCTCCGTCACAACTGCGATGTTAATCGAATGAGTCATAGTGCTGCAACTGCCCTACATTTTGCAGCACAACATGGTGACGTTGAGGTCTGTAGTCTTTTACTAGATGGAGGAGCAGAAATAGATGCTCAAGATATACGTAAATTTACACCATTGATGATGGCATCCCTGAATGGTCATGACGAAATAATAAATCTTTTGGTTAATAGAAAATGTAATGTAAATATGGCTGCCTACAACAAGAGAACAGCCCTCCATCTAGCAGCAGAAAGAGGCAACCTTCAGTGTTGTAAAGTATTACTGAAGGCCGGGGCAAACATAGATGCCCAAGACTCACTAGGCTGCACACCGATCTATAATGCCGCCATTAAAGGCCAGGCCAGTATTGTCCGCTTCTTCATATCAAATGGTGCTGATTTGGTTGTCCGACCGAAAAACGGAAATTCTCTTCTTCATTTCGCAGCTTCAGGGGGTAGCATGGAATGCTGCCAGGAACTGATTGATACTGGATTTGATGTTAATGCTCAAAATCGAGATGGCATAACGCCATTGATATCAGCCGTCAACGGCAAGCAGATAAAGGCGGCACGATTTTTACTTGATGCTGGTTCAGATACGAACTTTAAAGGTTTACACGGAATGACGGCACTCAATGAAGCTGTGTTTTACAACTGTCCACAGCTTGTTGCCTTGCTTCTTGAACGTGGTGCTGATCCAGACATTGAAGATGATGCCGGAACATTGCCGCTTTGGTTTGCTGTGGACGGCTTTAGTATTGAATCTGTTAAATTGTTGTTGAATGCAAACTGTAGGTACAATGTTCACTCAACACTGAGTAGCTACTGTGGGCCATGTAATCCTATTGAACATGCAGTCCACAAAAAGAAAAGACAGGTTCTTCGTTATTTAGTCGCTGCTTACTGTGTagaaactttaaacattttgagaAATCACCTACCTGTCATAGAGAAAATGACCGCGTTAGAACCGGACATGGTCGATTATACAAGAAACCTTGCTGCAGTTCCTCGTCCATTGACAGAGTACTGCCGAAATCGTATACGAAGTTGTTTAGGAAGGCAGACCAATCTTCCAAAAATAGTAGACAAGCTCAATCTACCGACATCAATCAAAACTTTCATTCTATTTGGGGAACTGGATACTGAGTAG